From one Methanobacteriaceae archaeon genomic stretch:
- a CDS encoding glycosyltransferase family 39 protein, translating into MNTKIGAKKFFWKNKEILLILFCYVVLYSFNLDKFPVINGDENWFVNPAYNLAMFGYMGTSMIYDFYNIANFTYWQPPVYFLLLAGSFKLFGFGIVQARMVGVFLGFLTVLFTYLFGLNLYNKRVGLLASFLLVLNPLFFFVSRNARMEIAVACFMVVALYFTFLALKNSKLVYYFAAAFFATLSILSHPNGLIAVLAVLLIILIEKIDFKKLKFYLSFKEISSFISGFFIPLILYLLYILMDLKAFTGQFMDNIGESPSNPIDNIITEPTRFINLYHWLVSYQGEVLTLVVFAAAFTLMIVGLFYMVRERNFGDKFLLIILIVNFVVLSALLYRKYFIYLGIIMPYFSILIALTFKDKIHLEMNKKGILSISILVLWLVLIIGNCMLLDNFLEKTKDYNYMEIKEEVQKYIPPGSIVVGNHNYWIALHDKYNYYGLERFQINTSDMLKDLKAEYILFEDLWADDEATVNFVNQNCTLVAVIPANDTHGFGIIKVFWVKNAN; encoded by the coding sequence ATGAATACTAAAATTGGGGCAAAAAAGTTTTTTTGGAAAAATAAGGAAATATTATTGATATTATTCTGTTACGTAGTTTTATATTCTTTTAATCTTGATAAATTTCCCGTAATCAATGGCGATGAGAATTGGTTTGTTAATCCTGCTTATAATTTGGCTATGTTTGGATATATGGGTACTAGTATGATTTATGATTTTTATAATATTGCTAATTTTACTTATTGGCAGCCTCCGGTGTATTTTTTGTTGTTGGCTGGTTCTTTTAAATTGTTTGGTTTTGGGATTGTGCAGGCTCGGATGGTTGGTGTTTTTTTAGGTTTTTTAACGGTTTTATTTACATATTTGTTTGGTTTGAATTTGTATAATAAGAGGGTGGGTTTGTTGGCTTCTTTTTTGTTGGTTTTGAATCCTTTGTTTTTTTTTGTTTCTCGGAATGCTCGGATGGAGATTGCTGTGGCTTGTTTTATGGTTGTTGCTCTTTATTTCACCTTTTTGGCGTTGAAGAATTCTAAGTTGGTTTATTATTTTGCTGCTGCTTTTTTTGCCACTCTTTCAATTTTATCTCATCCTAATGGTCTTATTGCTGTACTTGCGGTTTTATTAATTATTTTAATTGAGAAAATAGATTTTAAAAAGTTAAAATTTTATTTAAGTTTCAAAGAAATTTCAAGCTTCATTTCAGGATTTTTTATACCATTAATTCTTTATTTATTATACATACTCATGGACCTAAAGGCTTTCACGGGCCAATTCATGGATAATATAGGTGAATCACCTTCAAATCCAATCGATAATATTATAACAGAACCAACACGTTTCATTAATCTTTACCATTGGCTTGTTAGTTATCAGGGGGAAGTCCTGACCCTGGTTGTATTTGCAGCTGCTTTTACATTGATGATTGTAGGTTTGTTTTATATGGTTCGTGAGAGAAATTTCGGTGATAAATTTTTACTAATAATTTTAATTGTAAATTTTGTGGTTCTATCTGCTTTATTATACCGTAAATACTTTATTTACCTTGGAATAATCATGCCTTATTTCTCTATTCTAATTGCTTTAACTTTTAAAGATAAAATTCATTTAGAAATGAATAAAAAAGGAATTTTATCAATTTCCATTTTGGTATTATGGTTGGTTTTAATTATTGGAAACTGTATGTTATTGGATAACTTTTTAGAAAAAACTAAAGATTACAATTATATGGAGATTAAAGAAGAAGTTCAAAAATATATACCCCCGGGAAGCATTGTTGTGGGAAACCACAATTATTGGATAGCATTACATGATAAATACAATTATTACGGCCTCGAAAGATTCCAGATCAACACCTCAGACATGTTAAAAGATTTAAAAGCAGAATACATTCTTTTTGAAGATTTATGGGCGGATGATGAAGCTACAGTGAATTTTGTTAACCAAAATTGTACACTTGTTGCTGTAATTCCAGCTAATGATACTCATGGATTTGGAATAATAAAGGTATTCTGGGTAAAAAATGCTAATTAG